Below is a genomic region from Elusimicrobiota bacterium.
GTGCTTCCCTCCGGGGGCCGAACCTTCACGCCGTACGGCGCCACCGAAGCCCTGCCGGTGTCTTCTTTGTCGGGCGACGAAATATTGGCCGAGACCTGGCCCCAAACCCGCGCCGGGGCCGGCGTGTGCGTGGGCCGGCCCTTTGCGGAGCTCACCGTGAAGATCCTTCCCGTTTCGGACGAGCCCATTCCCGATTGGGACGACGCCCGGGTTTTGCCCGCCGGAACCATCGGCGAGATCGTGGTCAAAGGGCCCGTCGTGACGAAGCGCTACGACCACCACGACCGGGAAAACATATGGGCCAAAATTTACGAAGGGTCCGATGTCTGGCACCGGATGGGCGACGCCGGCTACTTTGACGACCGGGGGCGACTGTGGTTTTGCGGGCGCAAAAACCACCGGGTGGAAACCGCGGGGGGCGTGTTGTATTCGGTGCCGGTGGAGGAGATCTTCAACGCCCATCCCCGGGTTTTCCGCACGGCGTTGGTGGGCCTCGGTTCCCGTCCCCGCCAGCACCCCGTTCTGGTCGTCGAGCCCCGTCCCGGGGCGGCGCCCCGGGGCCGCGCCGAGCGGGCGGCGTTCATCGATGAATTAAAAACCCTGGCCAAAAACCACCCCGCCCTGGGCGAGATTCGGGACATTCTATTCCACCCCGGGTTGCCCGTGGATTATCGGCACAACGCCAAAATCATTCGGGAAGAATTGGTTCCCTGGGCGGCGATGGAATTGGGAGGGCGCTGAGCGGTGCGGGCGTTGGTGACGGGCGGTCAGGGTTTCTTGGGTCTCCACCTGGTTCGATTTCTGTTGGGACGCGGGGCCGCGGTCCGTGTCCTTGTCCGCCGTCCGGCCCCGGAGGTCGAGGCCCTGGGGGTGGATTCGATCGTTGGGGACCTGCGGGACGCGGCGACGGTTCGGTCCGCCTGCCGCGACCGGGACGTGGTGTTTCACGTGGCCGCCCACGTGGCCCTCTGGGGGCCCTGGGAGGAATTCTTTTCGATCAACGTCCGCGGAACCGAAAACGTGCTGGCGGGTTGCCGGGCCGAAGGCGTGCCCCGGCTCGTTTACACGAGCACGCCGAGCGTTGTTTTCGACAACACGGACCAAGAAGGCCTCGACGAGTCCCTCCCTTACCCCAAAGCGTTTCTCAGTCCCTACCCGGCCTCCAAGGCCCTGGCCGAAAAAGCGGTTCTGGCGGCCCACGGGCGGGACGGTCTCTCCACGGTGGCGCTCCGCCCCCATCTGATTTGGGGGCCCGACGATCCTCACATCGTCGGCCAACTGCTTAAAAGGGCCCGCCAAGGGCGGTTGTTTTTGGTGGGAAGCGGGCGAAACCGGGTGGACGTGACCTACGTGGACAACTGCGCGGAGGCCCATTGGCGGGCCGCCGAGGCCCTGACGCCGGGGTCGCCTTTGGGGGGGCGCGCCTATTTCCTCAGCCAGGGGGAACCCCTTCCCATCGAAGAGTTCATGCGTCGCGTGGCGGGAGCGGCGGGATTGTCGCCCCGGCTCTTTCGCATTCCTTATCCTCTTGCCTGGGGCGCCGGTTGGTTGATGGAAAAATTCGGCGGCGGAGAGTCGGGCGTCCCGCTCTTAACCCGTTTTCTGGCGGCCGAATTGGCCAAATCCCATTTTTACAACATCGCCGCGGCCAAGAAGGATTTTGGTTATTTTCCACGGGTCGGCACGGAGGAGGGGTTCCGACGGCTGGCGGAGAATCTGGCGGCGGGGGGCGCCCCGTCCGCTAGAAGTGAAGGGACAGTTCGCTGAACACCCGGTCTTGCCGGGCGTACACGCTGAAAAGGCCTTCGGGGTCGCTGCCCGAAAACACGTCGGCCCCCACTTTGAAGGTGACCCAATCGGACATCT
It encodes:
- a CDS encoding NAD-dependent epimerase/dehydratase family protein, whose translation is MRALVTGGQGFLGLHLVRFLLGRGAAVRVLVRRPAPEVEALGVDSIVGDLRDAATVRSACRDRDVVFHVAAHVALWGPWEEFFSINVRGTENVLAGCRAEGVPRLVYTSTPSVVFDNTDQEGLDESLPYPKAFLSPYPASKALAEKAVLAAHGRDGLSTVALRPHLIWGPDDPHIVGQLLKRARQGRLFLVGSGRNRVDVTYVDNCAEAHWRAAEALTPGSPLGGRAYFLSQGEPLPIEEFMRRVAGAAGLSPRLFRIPYPLAWGAGWLMEKFGGGESGVPLLTRFLAAELAKSHFYNIAAAKKDFGYFPRVGTEEGFRRLAENLAAGGAPSARSEGTVR